A window of the Bdellovibrio sp. ZAP7 genome harbors these coding sequences:
- a CDS encoding DEAD/DEAH box helicase, giving the protein MTPPLTTVDTFESFGLSAPLMDAMKDMGFSTPTPIQKQAIPLLLGGANDFIGLASTGTGKTAAFGIPLIENLDATIKDTQALVLSPTRELALQVAEQLALLGKKKGIRVVTIYGGASYRTQIDGIKRGAHIVVATPGRLVDFLEQKMLKLSKVQTVILDEADEMLSMGFKDALDFILSATHPDDAASSDRAACRTWLFSATMSTEVRRITEKYLENPETVAVNKVGSTADTIEQVYYTVKNMHKTEVISRLLQTLPEFYGIIFCQTKMEVAELSDILAQRGFPTDSLHGDKSQQEREATLRKFKSKQVKVIVATDVAARGLDIKDLTHVVNYNLPWDAESYVHRIGRTGRNGQKGTAITLVNSDQLTLLRRIMNTTKATFTKGVVPSADEVAGLKIKNVLDKVGAMKEDDASLLLAADLIQDLVQADDINFKDLSKEDLLARFIVAYFPDVFVKKDLILDYMGDRIPRELLPRDPNNNRFTSGRDGGGDRGGYRDRPRTGGGYRGDRGGFRSNRRDDGDRPRFNDGGYQNDGPSSRGASAPRRAPGGASSAFRGNDAGGEQRAERSSSARTERYDREEGRGNRAPAGDNGGGERSFRKRSFGSDDNRGARSERSERADHPGIKRSRPGGGSSAPRRFRD; this is encoded by the coding sequence GTGACTCCTCCTTTAACTACTGTCGATACATTTGAAAGCTTTGGTCTTAGCGCTCCGTTGATGGATGCGATGAAAGACATGGGCTTCTCAACTCCGACGCCCATTCAAAAACAAGCTATTCCTTTGCTATTAGGCGGTGCGAACGATTTCATCGGTCTCGCTTCTACAGGGACTGGTAAAACTGCTGCGTTCGGTATTCCTCTTATCGAAAATCTAGATGCGACAATCAAAGACACTCAAGCTCTTGTTCTTTCTCCAACTCGTGAGTTGGCGTTGCAAGTGGCTGAGCAATTGGCTTTGCTTGGTAAGAAAAAAGGCATCCGCGTAGTAACAATCTACGGTGGTGCTTCTTACCGCACACAAATCGACGGCATCAAACGTGGCGCCCACATTGTGGTAGCGACACCGGGCCGCTTGGTGGATTTCCTTGAACAAAAAATGTTAAAACTTTCCAAAGTTCAAACTGTGATCCTGGACGAAGCAGACGAAATGCTTTCTATGGGTTTCAAAGACGCTTTGGACTTCATCTTGTCAGCAACCCACCCAGACGACGCTGCTTCCAGTGATCGCGCAGCTTGCAGAACTTGGTTGTTCTCAGCAACTATGTCGACTGAAGTTCGTCGTATCACTGAAAAGTACTTGGAAAACCCAGAGACAGTGGCCGTGAACAAAGTGGGCTCTACTGCTGACACTATCGAGCAAGTTTACTACACAGTTAAGAACATGCACAAAACAGAGGTTATCTCTCGCTTGTTGCAAACTTTGCCTGAATTCTACGGTATCATCTTCTGCCAGACTAAAATGGAAGTTGCTGAGCTTTCTGACATCTTGGCTCAACGTGGCTTCCCAACAGACTCTTTGCACGGTGATAAATCTCAACAGGAGCGTGAAGCAACTTTGAGAAAATTCAAATCCAAACAAGTTAAAGTTATCGTAGCAACTGACGTTGCGGCACGTGGTTTGGATATCAAAGATTTGACTCACGTTGTGAACTACAACTTGCCATGGGATGCAGAATCTTATGTTCACCGTATCGGCCGTACGGGTCGTAACGGTCAAAAAGGGACTGCTATCACTTTGGTGAACTCTGATCAATTGACTCTTCTTCGTCGTATCATGAACACGACGAAAGCGACTTTCACTAAAGGTGTTGTGCCTTCTGCTGATGAAGTTGCGGGTCTTAAAATCAAAAACGTATTGGATAAAGTGGGCGCGATGAAAGAGGACGACGCTTCTCTTCTTTTGGCTGCTGATTTGATCCAAGACTTGGTTCAAGCTGACGACATCAATTTCAAAGATCTTTCTAAAGAAGACCTCCTTGCACGCTTTATCGTGGCGTACTTCCCAGATGTATTCGTTAAAAAAGATTTGATCTTGGATTACATGGGCGACCGTATCCCTCGTGAATTGTTGCCTCGTGATCCGAACAACAACCGCTTCACTTCTGGCCGTGATGGTGGTGGTGATCGTGGTGGTTACCGTGACCGTCCTCGTACGGGTGGTGGTTACCGCGGTGACCGTGGTGGTTTCCGTAGCAACCGTCGTGATGATGGCGATCGTCCTCGTTTCAACGATGGTGGTTACCAAAATGATGGACCAAGCAGCAGAGGTGCTAGTGCTCCTCGCCGTGCACCAGGGGGCGCAAGCAGCGCATTCCGTGGTAACGATGCAGGTGGCGAACAACGTGCTGAGCGCAGCTCAAGTGCACGTACTGAGCGTTATGACCGTGAAGAAGGCCGTGGCAACCGTGCACCTGCTGGTGACAATGGTGGTGGCGAGCGTTCTTTCCGCAAACGTTCCTTCGGCAGCGACGACAACCGTGGTGCTCGTTCTGAGCGTTCTGAGCGCGCGGATCACCCAGGGATCAAAAGATCTCGCCCAGGTGGCGGTTCTTCAGCTCCCCGTCGTTTCCGCGATTAA
- a CDS encoding ABC-F family ATP-binding cassette domain-containing protein, with protein MIHLSNITKQQGNKVLYRNGSFQINDGEKIGLVGLNGTGKTTIFRIITGEEGYDGTVSKSDKTVIGYFSQNIEDMRGRSAIEEVKSAIGNIGNMQVKMQEYEAKLSDPDLDPDEMMKILEIYGEMQGEFERLGGYDLESRAAEILTGLGIGPEDYHRPTESFSGGWKMRIALAKILVLNPQVLLMDEPTNHLDVESIIWLEEWLVNFKGAILMTSHDRDFMNRIVGKIVEIANKTITVYGGNYDFYEKERDIRKEQLIAAAKRQEDMLAKEEEFIARFAARASHAAQVQSRVKKLEKIDRIEIPEEESEIKFVWPVPPRGGDEVVRFEGLSKVWKRDDGKEKQVFSGAQALVKRMDRIAVVGVNGAGKSTLLKIIAGEVEPTSGTCALGASINLGYFSQNSLDVLDPKMTIVDEVHSRMPTAGMGTVRSLLGAFKFSGEEAEKKISILSGGEKSRVVLATILAQPVNLLILDEPTNHLDIVSREVLLDAIKQFPGTVMIVSHDRHFLREVTTRVFEVDKNQLRIYEGDYDYYIHKKKLEAAGK; from the coding sequence ATGATTCATTTATCCAACATCACAAAGCAGCAGGGGAACAAAGTTCTCTATCGTAACGGTTCATTCCAAATCAACGACGGCGAGAAAATCGGTCTGGTCGGTTTGAATGGTACTGGTAAAACCACTATCTTCCGCATCATCACGGGTGAGGAAGGCTACGATGGAACAGTTTCTAAATCCGATAAAACTGTGATCGGTTACTTCTCTCAAAATATCGAAGACATGCGTGGCAGATCTGCCATCGAGGAAGTGAAATCTGCGATCGGCAATATCGGCAACATGCAGGTGAAAATGCAGGAGTACGAAGCAAAGCTTTCGGACCCTGATTTGGATCCGGATGAAATGATGAAGATCCTGGAAATATACGGGGAGATGCAAGGGGAGTTCGAACGCCTGGGGGGCTACGATCTGGAATCCCGTGCAGCAGAGATCCTGACAGGTCTTGGTATCGGTCCTGAAGACTATCACCGTCCGACAGAGAGTTTTTCAGGCGGTTGGAAAATGCGTATCGCTTTGGCGAAAATCCTGGTGTTGAACCCGCAAGTCTTGCTGATGGACGAGCCGACGAATCACTTGGACGTGGAATCGATCATCTGGCTTGAAGAGTGGCTGGTGAATTTCAAGGGCGCGATTTTGATGACGTCGCATGATCGTGACTTCATGAATCGTATCGTGGGTAAAATCGTAGAGATCGCGAATAAAACGATCACGGTCTACGGTGGTAACTATGACTTCTATGAAAAAGAGCGCGACATCCGTAAGGAACAGTTAATCGCGGCTGCAAAACGTCAGGAAGATATGTTGGCGAAAGAAGAAGAGTTCATTGCTCGCTTCGCAGCCCGTGCTTCCCATGCGGCGCAAGTTCAATCTCGTGTTAAAAAGTTAGAAAAAATTGATCGTATCGAAATTCCTGAAGAGGAATCTGAAATCAAATTCGTATGGCCAGTACCTCCACGTGGTGGGGATGAGGTTGTGCGTTTTGAAGGCCTTTCGAAAGTTTGGAAGCGCGATGATGGCAAAGAGAAACAAGTGTTCTCGGGTGCTCAAGCCTTGGTAAAACGCATGGATCGCATTGCGGTGGTGGGCGTGAATGGTGCAGGTAAATCAACATTACTTAAAATTATCGCCGGTGAGGTTGAGCCTACCTCTGGTACCTGTGCTTTGGGGGCTTCCATCAATCTAGGGTACTTCTCTCAGAACTCTTTAGATGTCTTGGATCCTAAAATGACGATCGTGGATGAGGTGCATTCACGTATGCCGACAGCCGGTATGGGGACTGTGCGCTCGCTTTTGGGAGCGTTTAAGTTCTCTGGCGAAGAAGCTGAAAAGAAAATCTCGATCCTGTCGGGTGGAGAGAAGTCTCGTGTGGTTTTGGCGACAATCTTGGCGCAACCCGTGAATCTTTTGATCCTGGATGAGCCTACGAATCACTTGGACATCGTTTCTCGTGAAGTTTTGCTGGACGCTATCAAACAGTTTCCGGGAACTGTGATGATCGTATCGCATGATCGCCACTTCTTGCGTGAAGTGACGACTCGTGTATTCGAAGTTGATAAAAATCAGCTGCGCATCTACGAAGGTGACTACGATTACTACATCCACAAAAAGAAATTAGAAGCGGCCGGAAAATAA
- a CDS encoding alpha/beta hydrolase, translated as MKLAFDLRDFKIPVDRLAPQESFRTRQKDVLSYRFYPTRSEKLVILYHGVGGDSRYLCALASAIAKAGIAQVVTPDFRCHGASLGASDIIPANQLEIDLEELIIHLKMKFSIKKMILSGHSLGGGFTLRVAASDVGRQFSKFVALAPYLPQSFHALTPDLGGWIFMDKDGEGINVNYPEIFKSGEEKTHYSSEFVRAAIVPEDLLFRLHKENVSLSVATGDRDEVVIGARHVEIFEGIASGVVLEKGLNHLTIVSKPSVVLSLYES; from the coding sequence ATGAAGCTCGCCTTTGATTTGCGCGATTTTAAAATTCCTGTGGACCGACTGGCTCCGCAGGAATCCTTTCGCACCCGTCAAAAAGACGTCCTCTCCTATCGATTCTATCCCACGCGTTCCGAAAAATTAGTTATTTTGTATCATGGTGTTGGCGGTGACAGTCGCTACCTGTGTGCGCTGGCGAGTGCGATTGCCAAGGCGGGGATTGCCCAAGTGGTGACACCGGATTTTCGCTGCCATGGTGCCAGCCTGGGGGCATCAGACATCATTCCTGCCAATCAACTTGAAATAGACCTGGAAGAACTCATCATTCATTTGAAAATGAAGTTTTCGATCAAGAAGATGATCTTATCGGGCCATTCCCTGGGCGGAGGCTTTACGTTAAGAGTGGCTGCCTCCGATGTTGGCAGGCAGTTTTCAAAGTTTGTAGCTTTGGCACCTTATCTGCCGCAATCATTCCATGCTCTGACGCCTGATTTGGGTGGCTGGATTTTTATGGATAAAGATGGCGAAGGCATTAACGTGAATTACCCGGAGATTTTTAAATCCGGTGAAGAAAAGACTCATTACAGTTCTGAGTTTGTTCGAGCGGCTATCGTTCCTGAGGATTTACTATTTCGTCTTCATAAAGAAAACGTTTCCCTTAGCGTTGCGACGGGGGACAGAGACGAGGTGGTCATCGGGGCTCGCCATGTGGAGATCTTTGAAGGGATCGCATCTGGCGTCGTTTTAGAGAAGGGTTTGAACCATCTTACGATTGTCTCAAAACCATCAGTCGTCTTGTCCCTGTATGAGTCGTAA
- a CDS encoding MFS transporter translates to MENRKKKILSWALYDWANSTYSTTVMAGFFPVFFKMYWSQGVDATVSTARLGTAISISSLVIAFMSPTLGVVADLRGLKKLFCLSFMLIGVIACGWMTFIPLGDWWNAILAYSIAMMAFNASCVFYESLMPFVAEPKEMDYVSSLGYALGYLGGGILFLINVLMHLFPEWFGLRDGVQAVQVSFMTVAVWWFVFSIPLARNVPEPAVPVSKDNIWKLTNRSILTLQATFKELITKERNLLIFMIAYWMYIDGVYTVMTMAVDYGMSIGLGSKDLIAALLITQFIGFPCAYYFGTVTKRFGAKLPVLVCIGIYSVTVVAAMWMSQAWHFYLLAVIIGMVQGGVQSLSRSLFGKMAPKHQSGEYFGLFNLVGRFASILGPLIVAFTVTITGNSRVGMVGLLLLFIVGGGLLMKVKEPQEHG, encoded by the coding sequence ATGGAAAATCGCAAAAAGAAAATCCTTAGTTGGGCGCTATATGATTGGGCGAACAGCACTTACTCCACGACGGTGATGGCGGGATTTTTCCCAGTCTTTTTCAAAATGTATTGGAGCCAGGGCGTGGATGCCACGGTTTCGACGGCACGTTTGGGCACAGCAATTTCCATTTCCAGTCTGGTGATCGCATTTATGAGTCCTACTTTGGGAGTTGTGGCCGATCTTCGCGGGCTTAAAAAACTTTTCTGTCTTTCCTTTATGTTGATCGGGGTTATCGCTTGCGGGTGGATGACTTTCATTCCGTTGGGTGATTGGTGGAATGCGATCCTGGCGTATAGTATCGCGATGATGGCCTTCAATGCGAGCTGCGTATTTTATGAATCCCTGATGCCTTTCGTCGCTGAACCCAAGGAAATGGATTACGTGTCTTCGTTGGGATATGCCCTGGGATACCTTGGTGGCGGTATTTTATTTTTGATCAACGTTCTGATGCATCTTTTCCCGGAATGGTTTGGATTGCGAGACGGCGTACAGGCAGTGCAAGTTTCTTTTATGACTGTGGCCGTCTGGTGGTTCGTGTTTTCGATTCCTCTCGCGCGGAATGTTCCTGAACCGGCGGTGCCAGTTTCCAAAGACAACATCTGGAAACTTACCAATCGCAGCATCTTGACCTTGCAGGCGACCTTTAAGGAACTGATAACGAAAGAGCGCAATCTGCTGATCTTTATGATCGCTTATTGGATGTATATCGATGGCGTTTACACCGTCATGACCATGGCCGTGGATTACGGCATGTCGATTGGCTTGGGCTCGAAAGATTTGATCGCGGCTCTTTTAATTACGCAGTTTATCGGATTCCCTTGTGCTTATTATTTTGGAACGGTGACCAAGCGTTTTGGCGCCAAGTTACCGGTCTTGGTGTGTATCGGAATTTATTCCGTCACAGTGGTTGCTGCCATGTGGATGAGTCAGGCATGGCATTTCTATTTGCTGGCGGTGATAATCGGAATGGTTCAAGGGGGCGTGCAATCTTTGAGTCGTTCATTGTTTGGAAAAATGGCGCCGAAACATCAAAGTGGTGAGTACTTTGGTTTATTCAATCTGGTGGGCCGATTCGCCTCGATCCTGGGGCCGTTGATTGTGGCCTTTACCGTGACGATCACCGGGAATTCTCGCGTGGGAATGGTGGGCTTGTTATTGCTATTTATCGTCGGGGGAGGACTCCTTATGAAAGTTAAGGAGCCTCAAGAGCACGGTTAG
- a CDS encoding DUF485 domain-containing protein, producing the protein MELILSMSIFFVIITMIFVAVAVFLPEWMGITGKKAKKIIEEQQSPSSEPHSASDESKAESDKKH; encoded by the coding sequence ATGGAACTCATTCTTAGCATGAGCATTTTCTTTGTTATCATCACCATGATTTTCGTGGCCGTTGCCGTCTTTTTGCCGGAATGGATGGGGATCACTGGCAAAAAAGCCAAAAAAATTATCGAAGAGCAGCAGTCACCCTCTTCCGAGCCGCATTCAGCTTCAGATGAATCCAAAGCTGAATCCGATAAAAAGCACTAA
- a CDS encoding RlmE family RNA methyltransferase translates to MTYNPRDRYFKKAKEEGFAARSVFKLEEIDKKYKIFKGSGQTVLDLGASPGSWSQYASKVVGAKGRVLGVDLSPVTVKLPNAVFIQADLRDLNLEDTFRDHGFHPPFDIVMSDMAPKTTGIRMTDQARSMELCELALDVARKFLKKDGHFVCKLFHSDDFAKLREEIKKSFAKCEVMKPDSTRKISKEIFLIGLNKK, encoded by the coding sequence ATGACTTACAATCCACGCGATAGATACTTTAAAAAAGCAAAAGAAGAGGGCTTTGCCGCTCGTTCTGTTTTTAAGCTTGAAGAGATCGACAAGAAATACAAAATTTTTAAAGGCAGTGGCCAGACCGTTTTGGATTTGGGTGCTTCGCCAGGCTCGTGGTCTCAGTATGCCTCAAAAGTCGTAGGAGCCAAAGGGCGCGTGTTGGGTGTGGATTTAAGCCCGGTGACGGTCAAGTTGCCAAATGCTGTATTTATCCAAGCCGATCTTCGTGATTTGAACCTGGAAGACACTTTCCGTGATCATGGATTCCATCCTCCGTTTGATATAGTGATGTCTGATATGGCGCCTAAAACAACAGGCATCCGTATGACTGACCAGGCTCGTTCCATGGAGCTGTGTGAGCTGGCGTTGGATGTGGCTCGCAAGTTTTTAAAAAAAGACGGACACTTTGTTTGTAAGCTTTTTCACAGCGATGACTTTGCCAAGCTTCGTGAGGAAATTAAAAAGTCCTTTGCTAAATGTGAAGTGATGAAGCCAGATTCCACACGCAAAATTTCTAAAGAGATCTTTTTGATCGGTCTTAATAAAAAATGA
- a CDS encoding RluA family pseudouridine synthase gives MIQIVFENSHFVICDKPAGVLSTPSRMGAEDERNCLGIALQKQLGLQIYPVHRLDFEVSGLVMYAKTAEAHRKANAWFEHKQVSKTYRALTTAQDFSHIPANVKNPREKFTVATGRKFEWKSRILRGKRRAFESPEGKDSLTLAEYLGTNADGFLQWDLQPVTGRSHQLRFDLSRHGFPIVGDALYGSKVPGEGKDAIALRAYKIDFSKAPGHQELQLPGIIQLA, from the coding sequence ATGATTCAAATCGTTTTCGAAAACTCCCATTTCGTGATCTGCGATAAGCCGGCAGGGGTGCTTTCCACTCCCAGCCGTATGGGAGCTGAAGACGAGCGCAATTGCCTAGGCATTGCTTTGCAAAAGCAATTGGGGCTGCAAATCTATCCTGTCCATCGCTTGGATTTTGAAGTGTCAGGTTTGGTGATGTACGCGAAAACGGCGGAAGCTCATCGTAAAGCCAATGCGTGGTTTGAACACAAACAAGTCAGTAAAACCTATCGTGCTTTGACAACTGCTCAAGATTTTTCTCATATTCCTGCGAATGTTAAAAACCCGCGCGAGAAATTCACCGTGGCCACCGGACGGAAATTTGAATGGAAGTCGCGCATTCTGCGGGGCAAGCGCCGCGCCTTTGAAAGCCCTGAGGGCAAAGACTCTTTGACGCTGGCAGAGTATTTGGGAACGAATGCTGACGGTTTCTTGCAATGGGATTTGCAGCCGGTGACGGGTCGTTCGCATCAATTGCGCTTTGATTTAAGCCGCCATGGTTTTCCGATTGTGGGCGATGCTTTGTATGGATCTAAAGTTCCAGGCGAAGGCAAAGACGCGATCGCCTTAAGAGCGTACAAGATTGATTTTAGCAAAGCCCCTGGTCACCAGGAGCTTCAACTTCCCGGTATTATTCAATTGGCCTGA